The nucleotide sequence TAATTCTTTGACTATTTTTTTAATTTCTTTATCTGAATAGCTATTATTGCTAGCAGAAACAAAACCATATAATAAAGCAATTGCACCAATAAACATTAGCACTATACACAAAATTTTAGTATTTCGTTCAAATTTATACATCTACTTTTCTTCTTTTTGTAAATTATTAACAAACATTATAATCTTCCAACGTTCCTCAGGTGAAATTTGAGACGCATGGGGTCCCATCGCATTTAAACCATAAGTAATAGCATGATATATATTACCATCTTTTAACTCACTCATTGTTGAACCTGTTCTTCTAATTTGCACATTATCATTATAAGCAGGTATAGCACCATAAACTGGATGAGTAACAGAACCTTTTCCATCACCATTTTTCCCATGACAGTGTGCACAAAACATCCCATATAAAGCTTCTCCATCTGCGATATTTTTTTCCGTTTTTTGCAACGGATTTATTAATTTTTTTCCAGCACGTAGATAATCTTCCAAATTATTATCATATTCAAATGGCATATGGCCTCTCGCAATAGTTCCTACAACTGGTTTTCTAGCAGTAGAATTATTGCTAAAAAGTGGGTTTTCCGAATAGGTTTCATATGACGGAGATCGATACATATTTGGCATATACTCATAGCCAGGATGTGATGTAAACGGTTTTCCATCAGAAGCGGAGTCACCACAAGATGTAAGTAAGATGACTAAAAAAACACATATGTAATTTACAATTTTTAACATAAAATTATTCTTTTTCTTTAACTTCTGTTGCTCCTGTTTTTTTCATTAACTCTTTTATTTTTTCAACCTTTTTTACATCATCTTCAACATGAATTTCCATTAAAAACTTATCGTCAGTTGTTCTAGGGTCTGGACTCTTGGATGAAGAACCTGGATACAATCCACATCTAATCAAAAATGTAATTACCATTAAATGAGCAGCAAAAAAAACTGTCATCTCAAAAGTAACGGGAATAAAGGCTGGTAAATTTTCATTTAAAGTAAAGTTTGGTTTACCTCCAATGTCCATTGGCCAATCATGAATCATGATGTACCAAAACATTAATAAAGCGCAAGAAGCTCCAATACATCCATAAATAAATGAGGTAATAGCAATTCGGGAATACTTTAGACCCATTGCGGAATCTAGTCCATGAATAGGAAATGGAGTATAAACTTCATTAACATAATGTCCTTTTTCTCGAATATTTTTAACTGCATTCAAGATTACATCATCGTCATCATATATACCGTAAATAACTTTTTCTTTAATCATTTTTTCTTTTTATATGTGTCACTAGATGATTTTAAAATTGTTTTTAATTCTGCCTGGGCTATAACTGGGAATGTTCTAGAATACAATAAAAACAATACCATGAAAAAGCCTATAGTTCCAATATAAATCCCAATATCAACGAAAGTTGGAGAAAACATTGACCAACTTGAAGGTAAATAATCTCTATGTAGAGAAGTTACAATAATTACAAAACGCTCAAACCACATACCTATGTTAACAAATATTGACAAAATAAATGTAAATACGATATTCCTTCTCAAGCTTTTAATCCACATTAGCTGTGGAGAAACAACATTACATGTCATCATTGCCCAGTATGCCCACCAATAAGGTCCTGTTGCTCTATTTAAAAAAGCATATTGCTCATACTCAACTCCAGAGTACCAAGCCATGAATAATTCTGTAATATATGCAATACCAACAATTGATCCAGTAACCATAATGATAATATTCATCATTTCAATATGTTGTATTGTAATATATGACTCCATATTAACAACCTTTCTCATAACTAATAATAAAGTCTGTACCATGGCAAAACCTGAAAAAATAGCTCCTGCAACAAAATATGGTGGAAAAATTGTGGTATGCCAACCAGGAATAACAGAAGTTGCAAAATCCATACTTACAATAGTATGAACAGATAAAACTAATGGTGTACATAAACCTGCTAATACTAGCGACATGACCTCATGTCTTTGCCAATGCTTAGCTCTCCCAGACCAACCAAAAGATAAAACAGTATAAACTTTCTTCATAATAGGCTTAACAGCTCTATCTCGAATTAATGCAAAATCGGGAATTAATCCCATGTACCAAAAAACTAAAGAGACGGAAAAATAAGTAGATATGGCAAATACATCCCATAATAGAGGGGAGTTAAAATTCACCCAAAGAGGGCCATATTGATTAGGAAGTGGAAACACCCAGTATCCTACCCATATTCTTCCCATGTGAATCAGTGGAAACAAGCCTGCTTGTACAACAGCAAATATCGTCATAGCCTCTGCAGATCTATTAATTGACAATCTCCATTTCTGCCTAAATAATAATAATACTGCTGAAATAAGAGTTCCAGCATGACCTATTCCAACCCACCACACAAAGTTTGTTATATCCCAAGCCCAGCCAATTGTATTATTTAACCCCCAAACTCCCACACCTGTTCCAATAGTGTAAAAAATACATCCAAAACCCCATAACATAGCTAGCACTGAAACACTAAATAAAGCCCACCACCACTTATTTGCGCTGGTTTCAATAGGCTTTGAAATATCTTCACTAATATCATGAAGCGACTTATTGCCTATTATCAATGGTTCTCTTATTTCCGACTCGTGATTCATTAATTTATATTTTTTTGTTTCTAACCTTGGTTTTATAAAAAACCGAGGGTTTGGTATTTAATTCTTCAATTAAATAATATGATCTTTCGTTTTTCTTTTCTTTACTAACTCTGCTATTTTTATCCAAAGCATCACCAAATACAATAGCTCCAGTATCGCATGCCTTCTCACATGCACATTTTATTTCTCCATCTTTAATTTTTCTTCTTTCCTTTTTAGCGTCTAATTTAGTTTTTTGAATATTTTGTATACACATTGAACATTTTTCCATCACTCCTCTAGACCTAACTGTTACATCCGGATTTAAAACCATTTTACCCAAATCATCGTTCATGTTAAAATCAAACTGGTCATTATTAGCATAATTGAACCAGTTAAATCGTCTTACCTTGTAGGGACAATTATTCATACAATATCTTGTACCTATACATCTATTGTAGGTCATATGATTCAATCCTTCTCTAGAGTGTGTCGTGGCCGCGACAGGACATACAGTTTCACAAGGAGCATTATTACAATGCTGACACATAACTGGCTGAAAAACTACTTCTAAATTTTCAGCTGATGCTGGCTCTTCCATCTTCTTATACATTTCAACAGAACCAATCCCATCTTCTTTTGCTTTTTGTTTTGTCATGTCACTTGAGTAGTATCTGTCAATTCTGAGCCAGTGCATATCTCGATTTTTTCGAACCTCCTCCTTCCCAACTACAGGTACATTATTTTCCGCATGACATGCAATAACGCAAGCACCACAACCAGTACAAGAATTTAAGTCGATTGACATATTCCAAAAATGTACATCTCTCTCATGATCTTTCCATAAACTTAAATCAGAAGGTTTTACATGGCCTTTATGAGAATGGAGTAGAAACTGCTTATTTCCAGAAGTTTTATCTTTAAGGTATTCGGATAAATTTGTTTCTTTTACAATATTTCTACCCATCATAGTATGGCTATTTTGTGTACAAGCAAACTCATGCGTCTCATCAATAATTTCAATACTAACATCACTTGTGCTAGTTTTATTAAAATTACTATAAACACTAAATGCATTAACACCGATATTTTTACCTGCTTTACCTGTTTCAGTACGACCATATCCAAATGAAAGACCTAACGTGCCATGTGCCTGACCTGGCTGAATATATACCGGACATTTTAAAGTTTTATTATTGACTTTTAGATTGACCATATTTCCATCCAACGCACCATTGGATACATGCCAGTTTTTTATATTTAATTCCTTTGCATGAGATGGTGAGATTGTCAAATAATTATCCCATGTAACTTTAGAAATTACATCAGGTAACTCTTGTAACCATGGATTATTTGAATAAACACCATGACCTAAAGACCCCTTAACATATAGTTCTAATTCCAAATTATTAGAGGGGCGACTTATTTTCTTAGTAATACTTGTGTCAAAAGACATAGCACTTAATTCATTATCAGCAATATCCTTCTCAATATATCCATCGTGAAGAATTTGATTCCAATTACTAGAAATATTATTTTTTACAAATGATTTTAAATAAGTCAAATATGACTTTGATTCACCCATCCATTTTAGCAAACTATTCTGAACTTGTCTAGAGTTAAATAAGGGTGAAATTGTAGGTTGCTGCAAAGAATAAAATCCTGTATAAGGATTCATATCTCCCCAGCTTTCTAGATAGTTTGTTGTGGGGCATATATAATCACATAAAATAGCTGTTTCATTCATCGATTCAGAAAAAGAAACCTTGGATGAAACCCTCTTGAGAGCAGACATGAATTTATTTTTATCTGGAAAAGTGTACATTGGATTTGTATCCCAAAACATTACAACATCAACTTTATCTTTATTCATATCATCAACTAAATTGATGATATCAGAGTCTTTAGAGGAAAATAATTTAGATTTACGACTCGTTAAAATTGTTGTACCATAATTTCCTAATAAAATATTAATATGGTTAATGATAATTTGAATATTCGTATCGTCACTACCTGACACAACTAAAGATTTACCCTTGTTTACAATTAAATCATTAGCAATTTTATTAATTAATGAATCATGCTGTGTTTTAGCGGAACCAATACCTTTCTTATTTAGAATTTTAAGTAAAGTATCATACAATCTAGTTACGTATGAAGCCTGATGACTAGCTTTTATTGGAACTCTCTTATCTGCATTGGCACCTGTCACTGAAAGTAGACTTTCAAACTGATAGTGTCTAGACATTTTTCCATTTTCAGGCTTCCTGTTTTGTGTATATTGCCTAGCGTGAGCTGGATCTAACCATTCCGATAAAAAATCTGCACCAAAAGAAACTATGCATTCTGATTTATCAAAACGATAAGTAGAAATAAATCGCTTTCCAAAAGTTTCTTGATTTGCAGACAGAATTGCATCTTTTGATAATGCATCATATGTAACTACACTAACATTTTTATAGTATTGTTTGAATTGCTTTATTAATTCTTTTGTGGAAGGGCTAATTATAGTTGACGTAACAATTGCTATTTTCTTTTTTGCTTCATTAAGCTTTTGTATTATCTCTTGATCTAAAGATGCCCATGATATGTCTTTATTATCTTTTAATGGCCCCTTAAGTCTATTGGAATCATATAATGACAATACAGAGGCTTGGCATCTTGCATTTATTCCTCCACCAAAAGACGGATTATTGTTGGAACTTAATAAAATAGGTCTTCCTTCTCTTGTCTTAACAAGTAAACTTGCAAAGGTGTTTTCAGCAAAGTAAGAGCTTGCATAATACAGTGGATTTCCAGGAACAATCTCTTCAGGCTTATTTAGATAGGGAATAGACTTAACAACAGGAGCTTCACAGGAAGCAAGAGTAGCAGCAACAGTTCCAAATCCAAGAAATTTTAAAAAGTCTCTTCTGCTAGTTGAAGAAGCTGATAGGGTATCAGCATTTTCCCACATAGCCTCTAATGGTAATTTTTCATCAAACTCATTATGAGTTGACACATTCTTTGTAGAATGACCTAAACTATTAAAATATTTTTTTTCTTCTTTCATAAATTTTTTAATAATGACATTTTGCACACTCCCTTCCACCAATCATATCAACCGTTATTTCTTCTCCATGATATTTATCAATCCATTTTTCATGCAAATCATGATAATAGGGATTATCAGTATCAATTTCTTCTTCTCTGTGACAATTTATACACCATCCCATAGTTAATTTTGAATACTGATAAGCTACATCCATCTCTTCCACCGGACCATGACATGTCTGACAATCAAGTCCTGCAACATTCACATGTTGAGAATGATTAAAATATGCCAAATCAGGTAAATTATGAATTCGCACCCACTCAATAGGTTTTTGGTCATAGCCAGGTATATATGTTTTAGAATTAGGATCAAAGCCGATAGCTTCATAAATTTTATTTATTTCTTTAGTGCCTTCTTCACTTCGTCCCTCATTTACATAAGTATGGCAATTCATACATACATTGGCTGATGGAATACCAGAATGCTTACTTTCTCTGGCAGAATGATGACAGTAATTGCAGTCAATTCCTTGTTCACCAGCATGAAGCTGATGAGAAAACGCGATTGGTTGATCTGGTTGATAATTTTGCGCTACACCTATCTTAGATGTGGCGTTCCAACAGCCCTTTATACCACTAAAAACCACCAAAACTGAAAAAAGAACAATAAAAGATGGATTTAATTTAATCCAAGACAGGATATCATTGAAAAAACCAGTTCTTTGAACTCCTGCTGCATCTTTTAAGACATTTTTTACATAAATTAAGAGAACTGTATTGAATATAACTATAAATAAAACTATATAAAGTAAGTTATTATTTTGAGGAATTTCAGTATACTCCGTTGATTCAGACACCACCACTTCCTCGTTAATAGGTCCCTCCTTTATATATGCTAATATATTATCAATGTCTTCATTAGAAAAATATGGAAACGCTGTCATTACAGCCTTATTATATTCTTCATAGATAGCAACTGCTTGCTTATCCCCACTTTCGATCATTTCAGAAGAATTTCTTATCCAAGAATATAGCCAATCTTGAGTGTATTCCTCAAAAATTTCATCATTCAAACCAGGTCCAATAAGTTTTTTGTCTTCCGGGCCTAAATAATGACATGATGCGCAATTGGTCTTAAATAAACTTGCACCAGCTTCAACATCTTGAGAAAAAACTGGTTGCAAAGCAATAGATAAAAATAAAATAACCATGACAGACCCCAATGAACAAAATCTAGCAATAATTGATGTCGGGGAAATTATCATTTTAGTTGAATTCAAATTATCATTTTATAGTGATACCAAAGATATAATTTATTTGAAATCTAAATCATATTTGTGAGAAATATTTTAACTAAAAAAGTTAATTTAGAATGTTTCCAAATAACTCGATAAATCACATTTCAACTTCATTATTTGATAATCAGAAAGTTATATGATTTATATCATATTTTGTAAAAAAATTTATAATTTTGAACTTTATAAAATATGAAATCATTTACAATCTTTTTTTTTATAATTTTTAGCTTCTTAGCAAAAACTCAGGATGAGAAACCAAAATTATATTATCAAAACCAAAAAATAGATTCACTTATAACACAATACCAAGTGTTAAGAAAAAGCAACAAAATATCAGTTTATAGAATTGTTTTAATCTCTAGCGAGTCACCAGAAAGAATTAAAAAGATTAAAAAAAATTATTTAAAAATATTTCCACTAGAAATTGTCGAAGAAGTTTTTGAACCACCATACTTTAAGGCAGTTACTGGAGCTTATTTAGATAAAAAAGATGCCGATAAAAAAAGAAAAGGTATAAGAAATCAATTTAAATCTTCGTTTGTATTCGAAGAGAAAGTATCAATTGAAACATTTAAAAAATACCACAAAAACTAACTAGCTGTCTCCTGAAAAACTTCTACAATATCTCCAACTTTAATGTCATTGAAATTTTTAATAGTTAAACCACACTCATAACCTTTCTGAACCTCTTTTACGTCCTCTTTAAATCTTTTGAGAGAATCTAACAATCCAGTATAAACTACAATACCATCTCTAATTAATCTTACATTCGAATTTCGAACAACCATTCCATCTAACACATAGCAACCAGCAACAACACCTGCTTTGGTTAACTTGAAAACATTTCGTATTTCTACATTACCCAATACTTTCTCAATCATTTCAGCTTCGTGCATACCTTCAATTGCATCCTTAATAGAGTTAATAGTATCATAAATAATCGAATAGAGCCTAATATCTATCTTTTCTTTTTCAGCTAGTTTTCTTGCCGATAAAGATGGACGCACCTGAAAACCTATTATTATTGCATCCGAAGCTGATGCAAGCAGAACGTCAGATTCAGTAATTTGACCAACTGCCTTATGAATAACATTAATTTGTATTTTTTCTGTTGAAAGCTTTAACAATGAGTCTGTTAATGCTTCTATTGAACCATCAACATCCCCCTTAAGAATAATATTTAGTTCTTTAAAGTCTCCAATAGCAAGCCTTCGACCAATTTCATCAAGAGTAATATGTTTATGCGTTCGGACACTTTGCTCTCTTTGTAACTGATCTCTTTTAGCAGCAATACTTTTGGCTTCTTTTTCATCTTTTCTAACATAAAATACATCTCCTGCTTGGGGAGCACCATTTAGACCTAAAAGTGTAACTGGGGCTGATGGTGGAATTTTATTCACTTTTTGTCCTCTCTCATTAAAGAGTGCTTTGACCTTTCCAGTGAATCTGCCAGCTAACATAAAATCTCCAATTGACAAAGACCCTTCTTGAACTAGCACAGTAGTTACATAGCCTTTACCCTTATCTAAAGATGCTTCTAAAACCGTTCCCTTGGCTAGTTTATTTGGGTTAGCGGTAAGGCTCAACATCTCTGATTCCAATAAAACCTTTTCAAGCAATTCATCAACACCTTGACCTGTCTTTGCAGATACATCTTGACTTTGATACTTTCCACCCCACTCTTCAACTAACAAATTCATTGCTGATAATTGTTCTTTTATCTTGTCAGGGTTTGCACCGTCTTTATCAACTTTATTAAACGCAAAAATCATTGGCACATTAGCTGCCTGTGCATGCGCAATAGCCTCCTTAGTTTGTGGCATTACCGCATCATCACATGCAATTACAATAATCACCACATCAGTAACCTGAGCACCTCGGGCTCGCATAGCTGTAAAAGCCTCATGTCCAGGAGTATCTATAAAAGTTATTTTTCTTTCATCATCACTGACAGAAACTTCATATGCAGCAATGTGTTGAGTAATACCTCCTGCCTCACCTGCAATAACATTAGCTTTTCGGATGTAATCTAATAGAGATGTCTTTCCATGATCCACATGACCCATTACAGTAACAATTGGGGAACGCGGTTTTTTATTTTCATCGTTGTCTTCAACATCATCTTCAATAAACTCTTCTAACTCAGCACTAACAAATTCGACAGCATGATTAAACTCCTCGGCAACAATATTTAATGTTTCAGCATCCAACCTTTGGTTCATAGTAACCATAATACCCAACTGCATACAACTTGAGATGACATCATTGACACTCACATTCATCATATTCGCAAACTCACTAACGGTAACAAATTCAGTGACTTGAATTGTAGAAGACTGCTCTGCTTGCTTCATTTGATCTTCTAATGCTTTCTCTTTTCTTTCCTGTCTCTTTTCTCTTCTTATTTTTGCACCTTTTGACTTTCCTTTAGAAGTTAACTTCTCTAAAGTCTCAGCAATTTTATCTTTAACCTCCTTAACATCGGGAAGAGTTTTCTTTGTTTTATTACTTTTTGGCGATTCTCCAATGATTCTTTTACGTTTTTTCTTCTTAGTGTCCAAGTGTGAAGATGAAGCTACTCTTTTTTTTGATTTTTTCTCTGGTAACTGAATGGTACCTAATTTTGTTAATTTAATTTTAGTTTCCGATGGCCGGCTAATTGTAGAAAAATCTTTACTCTCTTTACTATTTCCCTTTACATTATCTAGGGGATCATTTTGCTTATCTTCATTTTTAGACAAATTATTATCAATAAAAGACTCCGATTTTTCAACCTTATCAGTCTCAATAGACTTGTCCTTAACTTCTTCTACCTTATCTTCTTCTACCTTATCTTCTTCTACCTTAACTTCTTCTACCTTATCTTCTTTAATCTCAGTATCATGACTCTTTACATCATCAACCTTAACATCATCAACCTTAACATCATCAACCTTAACATCATCAACCTTGGTATCGTCAACCTTGGCATTATCAATCTTAACATCCTCAACGGTGGATATTTTTAATTCAGGTGAATGTATTTTCAAATCCTTAGACTTTTCAATTTCAGCAAGATCGTCATTCTTCTGTAGTCTCTTCTCTACTTTTAATCTGTTCTCTTCAGAGACAGCATCGGCTTTTTGTTTCTGGCTAAGATCGGATGAAAATTCTTTCAATAATAAATCGTACAAATCTTCAGGCAGTTTAGTATTAGGGGATACCTGTATCTCATGACCGTGAGAAGAAAGAAATTCACCTATTCGTTGAATAGTTATATTTAAACCTTTTGCTGCCTTACTTAATCTCATTTAAATTAATCTTCAAATTCTAATCTTAAAATATTCTGAACTTCTGTAATTGTTTCCTCTTCTAGATCTGTACGTCTACTTAACTCCTCTACTCCTAGCTCTAATACAGATTTGGCAGTATCGCATCCAATTGATTTAAAAACATCAATAATCCACCCATCTATTTCATCTGCAAACTCTGTTAAAGCGACGTCTTCATCTTCATCTATATCACGATAAACATCAATTTCATATCCTGTTAACTGACCAGCTAGTCTAATATTATATCCTCCCTTACCAATAGCTAATGAAACTTGATCTGGTTTTAAATAAACATCCGCCTTTTTGGTCTCATCATCTATCTGAATAGAAGATATTTTAGCTGGACTAAGTGACCGAGTGATAAATAATTTCAAATTATCTGTATAATTAATAACGTCGATATTTTCATTTCCAAGCTCCCTTACTATACTGTGAATTCGAGAACCTTTCATACCAACACATGCTCCAACCGGATCTATTCTCTCATCATAAGACTCTACGGAAACTTTTGCCTTCTCTCCAGGGATTCGTTTAACATTTTTTATCACAATTAATCCATCGGCAATCTCAGGAATTTCCAACTCAAATAATCTTTCTAAAAAAGCAGGTGAGGTTCGGGATACGATAATTCTTGGCTTCCCTTTACTAAACTGCACATCTTTAATAACAGCTCGAACCGTATCTCCTTTCCTAAAAAAATCAGATGGAACTTGCTCAT is from Flavobacteriales bacterium TMED191 and encodes:
- a CDS encoding cytochrome c is translated as MLKIVNYICVFLVILLTSCGDSASDGKPFTSHPGYEYMPNMYRSPSYETYSENPLFSNNSTARKPVVGTIARGHMPFEYDNNLEDYLRAGKKLINPLQKTEKNIADGEALYGMFCAHCHGKNGDGKGSVTHPVYGAIPAYNDNVQIRRTGSTMSELKDGNIYHAITYGLNAMGPHASQISPEERWKIIMFVNNLQKEEK
- a CDS encoding DUF3341 domain-containing protein; its protein translation is MKEKVIYGIYDDDDVILNAVKNIREKGHYVNEVYTPFPIHGLDSAMGLKYSRIAITSFIYGCIGASCALLMFWYIMIHDWPMDIGGKPNFTLNENLPAFIPVTFEMTVFFAAHLMVITFLIRCGLYPGSSSKSPDPRTTDDKFLMEIHVEDDVKKVEKIKELMKKTGATEVKEKE
- a CDS encoding hydrogenase, with amino-acid sequence MNHESEIREPLIIGNKSLHDISEDISKPIETSANKWWWALFSVSVLAMLWGFGCIFYTIGTGVGVWGLNNTIGWAWDITNFVWWVGIGHAGTLISAVLLLFRQKWRLSINRSAEAMTIFAVVQAGLFPLIHMGRIWVGYWVFPLPNQYGPLWVNFNSPLLWDVFAISTYFSVSLVFWYMGLIPDFALIRDRAVKPIMKKVYTVLSFGWSGRAKHWQRHEVMSLVLAGLCTPLVLSVHTIVSMDFATSVIPGWHTTIFPPYFVAGAIFSGFAMVQTLLLVMRKVVNMESYITIQHIEMMNIIIMVTGSIVGIAYITELFMAWYSGVEYEQYAFLNRATGPYWWAYWAMMTCNVVSPQLMWIKSLRRNIVFTFILSIFVNIGMWFERFVIIVTSLHRDYLPSSWSMFSPTFVDIGIYIGTIGFFMVLFLLYSRTFPVIAQAELKTILKSSSDTYKKKK
- a CDS encoding 4Fe-4S dicluster domain-containing protein, producing MKEEKKYFNSLGHSTKNVSTHNEFDEKLPLEAMWENADTLSASSTSRRDFLKFLGFGTVAATLASCEAPVVKSIPYLNKPEEIVPGNPLYYASSYFAENTFASLLVKTREGRPILLSSNNNPSFGGGINARCQASVLSLYDSNRLKGPLKDNKDISWASLDQEIIQKLNEAKKKIAIVTSTIISPSTKELIKQFKQYYKNVSVVTYDALSKDAILSANQETFGKRFISTYRFDKSECIVSFGADFLSEWLDPAHARQYTQNRKPENGKMSRHYQFESLLSVTGANADKRVPIKASHQASYVTRLYDTLLKILNKKGIGSAKTQHDSLINKIANDLIVNKGKSLVVSGSDDTNIQIIINHINILLGNYGTTILTSRKSKLFSSKDSDIINLVDDMNKDKVDVVMFWDTNPMYTFPDKNKFMSALKRVSSKVSFSESMNETAILCDYICPTTNYLESWGDMNPYTGFYSLQQPTISPLFNSRQVQNSLLKWMGESKSYLTYLKSFVKNNISSNWNQILHDGYIEKDIADNELSAMSFDTSITKKISRPSNNLELELYVKGSLGHGVYSNNPWLQELPDVISKVTWDNYLTISPSHAKELNIKNWHVSNGALDGNMVNLKVNNKTLKCPVYIQPGQAHGTLGLSFGYGRTETGKAGKNIGVNAFSVYSNFNKTSTSDVSIEIIDETHEFACTQNSHTMMGRNIVKETNLSEYLKDKTSGNKQFLLHSHKGHVKPSDLSLWKDHERDVHFWNMSIDLNSCTGCGACVIACHAENNVPVVGKEEVRKNRDMHWLRIDRYYSSDMTKQKAKEDGIGSVEMYKKMEEPASAENLEVVFQPVMCQHCNNAPCETVCPVAATTHSREGLNHMTYNRCIGTRYCMNNCPYKVRRFNWFNYANNDQFDFNMNDDLGKMVLNPDVTVRSRGVMEKCSMCIQNIQKTKLDAKKERRKIKDGEIKCACEKACDTGAIVFGDALDKNSRVSKEKKNERSYYLIEELNTKPSVFYKTKVRNKKI
- a CDS encoding cytochrome C, with the translated sequence MIISPTSIIARFCSLGSVMVILFLSIALQPVFSQDVEAGASLFKTNCASCHYLGPEDKKLIGPGLNDEIFEEYTQDWLYSWIRNSSEMIESGDKQAVAIYEEYNKAVMTAFPYFSNEDIDNILAYIKEGPINEEVVVSESTEYTEIPQNNNLLYIVLFIVIFNTVLLIYVKNVLKDAAGVQRTGFFNDILSWIKLNPSFIVLFSVLVVFSGIKGCWNATSKIGVAQNYQPDQPIAFSHQLHAGEQGIDCNYCHHSARESKHSGIPSANVCMNCHTYVNEGRSEEGTKEINKIYEAIGFDPNSKTYIPGYDQKPIEWVRIHNLPDLAYFNHSQHVNVAGLDCQTCHGPVEEMDVAYQYSKLTMGWCINCHREEEIDTDNPYYHDLHEKWIDKYHGEEITVDMIGGRECAKCHY
- a CDS encoding translation initiation factor IF-2, coding for MRLSKAAKGLNITIQRIGEFLSSHGHEIQVSPNTKLPEDLYDLLLKEFSSDLSQKQKADAVSEENRLKVEKRLQKNDDLAEIEKSKDLKIHSPELKISTVEDVKIDNAKVDDTKVDDVKVDDVKVDDVKVDDVKSHDTEIKEDKVEEVKVEEDKVEEDKVEEVKDKSIETDKVEKSESFIDNNLSKNEDKQNDPLDNVKGNSKESKDFSTISRPSETKIKLTKLGTIQLPEKKSKKRVASSSHLDTKKKKRKRIIGESPKSNKTKKTLPDVKEVKDKIAETLEKLTSKGKSKGAKIRREKRQERKEKALEDQMKQAEQSSTIQVTEFVTVSEFANMMNVSVNDVISSCMQLGIMVTMNQRLDAETLNIVAEEFNHAVEFVSAELEEFIEDDVEDNDENKKPRSPIVTVMGHVDHGKTSLLDYIRKANVIAGEAGGITQHIAAYEVSVSDDERKITFIDTPGHEAFTAMRARGAQVTDVVIIVIACDDAVMPQTKEAIAHAQAANVPMIFAFNKVDKDGANPDKIKEQLSAMNLLVEEWGGKYQSQDVSAKTGQGVDELLEKVLLESEMLSLTANPNKLAKGTVLEASLDKGKGYVTTVLVQEGSLSIGDFMLAGRFTGKVKALFNERGQKVNKIPPSAPVTLLGLNGAPQAGDVFYVRKDEKEAKSIAAKRDQLQREQSVRTHKHITLDEIGRRLAIGDFKELNIILKGDVDGSIEALTDSLLKLSTEKIQINVIHKAVGQITESDVLLASASDAIIIGFQVRPSLSARKLAEKEKIDIRLYSIIYDTINSIKDAIEGMHEAEMIEKVLGNVEIRNVFKLTKAGVVAGCYVLDGMVVRNSNVRLIRDGIVVYTGLLDSLKRFKEDVKEVQKGYECGLTIKNFNDIKVGDIVEVFQETAS
- the nusA gene encoding transcription termination/antitermination protein NusA, with translation MDTSAIIDSFVEFKDDKNIDRITLMGLLEQSFRALLIKQYGSDENFDIVVNANKGDLQIFHNKIVVEDKKVEDSHSEIALSDALKIEDDFEIGDEVAIEKKIEDFGRRAIQTLKQNLISQVLAHDYEIINQSYKDRISEIVSGDVHHIRHREIILMDESDTELIMPRDEQVPSDFFRKGDTVRAVIKDVQFSKGKPRIIVSRTSPAFLERLFELEIPEIADGLIVIKNVKRIPGEKAKVSVESYDERIDPVGACVGMKGSRIHSIVRELGNENIDVINYTDNLKLFITRSLSPAKISSIQIDDETKKADVYLKPDQVSLAIGKGGYNIRLAGQLTGYEIDVYRDIDEDEDVALTEFADEIDGWIIDVFKSIGCDTAKSVLELGVEELSRRTDLEEETITEVQNILRLEFED